The sequence AACGCCAAGCCTGTTGCTGCGGCGGTGAAAGAGTTCTTCGGTTCCAGCCAGCTGTCGCAGTTCATGGACCAGAACAACCCGCTGTCCGAGATCACTCACAAGCGTCGTGTCTCTGCACTCGGCCCTGGTGGTTTGACCCGTGAGCGTGCCGGCTTTGAAGTTCGAGACGTACACCCGACTCATTACGGTCGTGTATGCCCGATTGAAACTCCGGAAGGTCCGAACATCGGTCTGATCAACTCCCTGGCTGCTTATGCTCGCACCAATCAGTACGGCTTTCTTGAGAGTCCGTACCGTGTAGTGAAAGAAGGCCTGGTTACCGACGAGATTGTTTTCTTGTCAGCGATTGAAGAAGCCGATCATGTGATCGCGCAGGCTTCTGCTGCCATGAACGATAAAGGCCAGCTGATTGACGAACTGGTAGCAGTGCGTCACTTGAACGAGTTCACCGTCAAGGCGCCGGAAGACGTCACCCTGATGGATGTTTCGCCGAAGCAGGTAGTTTCGGTTGCAGCATCGCTGATCCCGTTCCTTGAGCACGACGACGCCAACCGTGCGTTGATGGGTTCAAACATGCAGCGCCAGGCTGTTCCAACATTGCGCGCTGACAAGCCGCTTGTTGGTACCGGCATGGAGCGCAACGTTGCGCGCGACTCCGGCGTTTGCGTCGTGGCCCGTCGTGGCGGCGTGATCGATTCGGTAGATGCTAGCCGTATCGTGGTTCGCGTTGCTGATGACGAAGTTGAGACAGGCGAAGCCGGTGTCGACATCTACAACCTGACCAAATACACGCGCTCGAACCAGAACACATGCATCAACCAGCGTCCGCTGGTGAGCAAGGGTGATCGTGTACAGCGCAGCGATATCATGGCTGATGGCCCGTCCACCGATATGGGTGAACTGGCGCTGGGTCAGAACATGCGCATCGCGTTCATGGCATGGAACGGCTTCAACTTCGAAGACTCCATTTGCCTGTCCGAGCGTGTTGTTCAAGAAGATCGCTTCACCACAATCCACATTCAGGAACTGACCTGTGTGGCGCGTGACACCAAGCTGGGTCCTGAAGAGATCACTGCTGACATCCCTAACGTGGGTGAAGCAGCACTGAACAAGCTTGATGAAGCCGGTATCGTTTATGTAGGTGCTGAAGTAGGCGCTGGAGACATTCTGGTAGGTAAGGTCACTCCGAAAGGCGAGACCCAGCTGACTCCGGAAGAGAAGCTGCTGCGCGCAATCTTCGGTGAAAAAGCCAGTGACGTTAAAGATACCTCCCTGCGCGTACCTACAGGTACCAAAGGCACCGTCATCGACGTCCAGGTCTTCACGCGTGATGGCGTTGAGCGCGATGCTCGTGCGCTGTCGATCGAGAAGAGCCAGCTTGACGAGATCCGCAAGGACTTGAATGAAGAGTTCCGCATCGTTGAAGGCGCAACCTTCGAGCGTCTGCGTTCTGCTCTGGTAGGTCGTACCGCCGAAGGTGGTGCTGGCCTGAAAAAAGGCCAGGAAATCACTAACGAAGTTCTGGATGGTCTGGAACATGGTCAGTGGTTCAAGCTGCGCATGGTTGAAGATGCGCTGAACGAGCAACTCGAGAAGGCCCAGGCGTATATCGTTGACCGTCGCCGTCTGCTTGATGACAAGTTTGAAGACAAGAAGCGCAAGCTGCAGCAGGGCGATGACCTTGCGCCGGGCGTGCTCAAGATCGTCAAGGTCTACCTTGCCATTCGCCGCCGCATCCAGCCGGGCGACAAGATGGCCGGTCGTCATGGTAACAAGGGTGTGGTCTCCGTGATCATGCCGGTTGAAGACATGCCGCACGATGCCAACGGCACGCCGGTGGATATCGTCCTCAACCCGTTGGGTGTACCGTCGCGTATGAACGTCGGTCAGATTCTCGAAACTCACCTGGGCCTCGCGGCTAAAGGCTTGGGCGAGAAGATCAACCGCATGCTCGAAGAGCAGCGTAAAGTTGTTGAGCTGCGCAAGTTCCTGAACGAGATCTACAACGAGATTGGCGGCCGCCAGGAAAGTCTTGATGACCTGTCTGATCAGGAAATTCTGGACCTGGCTAAAAACCTGCGTGGCGGCGTTCCAATGGCTACCCCGGTATTCGACGGTGCCAAGGAATCCGAGATCAAGGCGATGCTCCGCTTGGCGGACATGCCGGACAGCGGCCAGATGCAGCTATTCGACGGCCGTACCGGTAACAAGTTTGAGCGTCCGGTCACCGTTGGCTACATGTATATGCTGAAGCTGAACCACTTGGTGGACGACAAGATGCACGCGCGTTCCACTGGTTCGTACAGCCTCGTTACTCAGCAGCCGCTGGGTGGTAAGGCTCAGTTCGGTGGTCAGCGTTTCGGGGAGATGGAGGTCTGGGCGCTGGAAGCATATGGCGCGGCGTACACTCTGCAAGAAATGCTCACAGTGAAGTCGGACGACGTGAACGGCCGTACCAAGATGTACAAGAACATCGTGGACGGCGATCACCGTATGGAGCCGGGCATGCCCGAGTCCTTCAACGTGTTGATCAAAGAAATCCGTTCGCTCGGTATCGATATCGATCTGGAAACCGAATAACACGTGACGCGAATCGAGGGTGGGTCAGTATGACCGCCCTCTGCTCCGCCAGGAGGAAAGGCCTTGAAAGACCTACTGAATTTGCTGAAAAACCAGGGT comes from Pseudomonas lutea and encodes:
- the rpoB gene encoding DNA-directed RNA polymerase subunit beta, with amino-acid sequence MAYSYTEKKRIRKDFSKLPDVMDVPYLLAIQLDSYREFLQAGATKDQFRDVGLHAAFKSVFPIISYSGNAALEYVGYRLGEPAFDVKECVLRGVTYAVPLRVKVRLIIFDKESSNKAIKDIKEQEVYMGEIPLMTENGTFVINGTERVIVSQLHRSPGVFFDHDRGKTHSSGKLLYSARIIPYRGSWLDFEFDPKDCVFVRIDRRRKLPASVLLRALGYTTEEVLDAFYTTNVFHVQGENLNLELVPQRLRGEIAVLDILDDKGKVIVEQGRRITARHINQLEKANIKTLEVPLDYVIGRTSAKAIVHPATGEIIAECNTELNTEILAKIAKAQVVRIETLYTNDIDCGPFISDTLKIDSTGNQLEALVEIYRMMRPGEPPTKDAAETLFNNLFFSPERYDLSAVGRMKFNRRIGRTEIEGSGVLHKDDIVAVLKTLVDIRNGKGIVDDIDHLGNRRVRCVGEMAENQFRVGLVRVERAVKERLSMAESEGLMPQDLINAKPVAAAVKEFFGSSQLSQFMDQNNPLSEITHKRRVSALGPGGLTRERAGFEVRDVHPTHYGRVCPIETPEGPNIGLINSLAAYARTNQYGFLESPYRVVKEGLVTDEIVFLSAIEEADHVIAQASAAMNDKGQLIDELVAVRHLNEFTVKAPEDVTLMDVSPKQVVSVAASLIPFLEHDDANRALMGSNMQRQAVPTLRADKPLVGTGMERNVARDSGVCVVARRGGVIDSVDASRIVVRVADDEVETGEAGVDIYNLTKYTRSNQNTCINQRPLVSKGDRVQRSDIMADGPSTDMGELALGQNMRIAFMAWNGFNFEDSICLSERVVQEDRFTTIHIQELTCVARDTKLGPEEITADIPNVGEAALNKLDEAGIVYVGAEVGAGDILVGKVTPKGETQLTPEEKLLRAIFGEKASDVKDTSLRVPTGTKGTVIDVQVFTRDGVERDARALSIEKSQLDEIRKDLNEEFRIVEGATFERLRSALVGRTAEGGAGLKKGQEITNEVLDGLEHGQWFKLRMVEDALNEQLEKAQAYIVDRRRLLDDKFEDKKRKLQQGDDLAPGVLKIVKVYLAIRRRIQPGDKMAGRHGNKGVVSVIMPVEDMPHDANGTPVDIVLNPLGVPSRMNVGQILETHLGLAAKGLGEKINRMLEEQRKVVELRKFLNEIYNEIGGRQESLDDLSDQEILDLAKNLRGGVPMATPVFDGAKESEIKAMLRLADMPDSGQMQLFDGRTGNKFERPVTVGYMYMLKLNHLVDDKMHARSTGSYSLVTQQPLGGKAQFGGQRFGEMEVWALEAYGAAYTLQEMLTVKSDDVNGRTKMYKNIVDGDHRMEPGMPESFNVLIKEIRSLGIDIDLETE